Part of the Terriglobales bacterium genome, AGCCGGTGCGCTGTAACCGCTGGTTGCAGTTACTTCAACCTGTGTCGTGTTCGCCGCCAAACTCAAAGTAATATCAACAGTCCGGACGGCGCCGACGGTCAGGACTAATCCAGTGATCCCTCTCTCATGGAAACCGGTTGCTGTTGCCACCACGCGATAACTTCCTGCTGCAAGATTTTGCGCAGAATAAACTCCAGCAAAGTTCGTCTCTGAGTTTCGTATCGCGCCGGTAGCTTCATTGGTGATGCTGATGGTTGCGTGGGGAATGACCGAATCTGTTGGATCACTGACCGTGCCCTGAAGGGTTGCGCCTTCCGCCTGGCACCACGAAGTGCCGCGAACGCTCAGCAGCATGAGGCAAAGCAGTGACACCTGGAAGAATTGCCGCCCATACCCTGAACAAAGCCAATTGCGTTGGGCGGCTGTGCCCGCTGCTGAAGCTGATCTCTGGAAAAACAGGCTTTCTTGATTGAAGGATTGATGCGGTCTGCCACTGGCCCGCGACGTACCTGTCTTCGATAGGGACATGAAGAATACCTCGTTTCAGATAGATTTCTTACTTCCGGTGAGGGAATGCCGGTCTTTCCGGTGACCGTTCAGCACAATAAATTGCCGGAATGAACCAATCCTGAACAAAAGATGAAAATTCATTCATGCACTGACGGCCTCAGTAGCCATGAGAGAGTTCATTCACTCTGGCATGCTGGCCTACCTTATCTGGCCCTGAGTGTTCTTCGATTTTCTGAAGTTCCTCTTTTACCATTTGCTGGGGGAGCGGCAGGAAAACTCCTTCTTTCTCCACATCCTGCTGCCCCTGTTTGCTCAGGACAAATCTCAAAAATTCCCTGATCTTCGGGTCGAGTGCCTGTCCTGGAGCGAGGTTCAAGTAAATGTAAACAACGCGGCTCAAGGGATACGTCTGGGGTACCACCTCCTGGAATGTACCTTTGTAGTAGGGGCCGTTATCGTTGACGGCCAGAGCAAGCGGCTGCGTGCCTTTTATGACGCTGCTGAATCCCGAGTAGCCAATGGCGTAAGGGTCAGCAGCGACGCCTTGCGCGATCGCGTCGAGAGCAGGCAGGGAACCGACAGTCGTGCGTTCGGTGATGCCGTCTTTGTATTCACCGTTTTCCAATACCCGCTCCTGCACAAAGTTGGCAATACCATTGGGCCGAATCAGGCCCCAGAGATGGATCGGTTTGTTGACCCATTCACCTTTCGCCCCCACATCACCCCAAGTGGTCACCTCTTTGTAGCCGCGCTTGCGGGTCTTGGAATAAATTGCGTCCAATTGCGCAAACGTAAGCTTGTGAATCGGGTTCTGGGCGTTGACCAGGAATGCAATCGCATGGGTCTTGCCCGGAGTCCGAAAGCTGCCCCCGGCGACCCTCACTGCGAAGGGCGCGTATCCGAATTTTTGCTGGAAGGGAGCGATCTCGTTGGGCAGCATCTCGCGCGCAACCGGACCGAGCTGGGCCCTGCCTTCGGTGAGCGCAGGAGCGGCTGTGCCCGAGGCCTTAGCTTCCATGTCAATGGTGACATCAGGATACATCTGGCGGAAATCGGCGATCCATAGCTTCATTAATGCTTCCATGGTGTCGGCGCCCACACTTTTCATAGACCCGGAGAGGGTTCCAGCGCTCTTATAAACAGGGAGATTGGGGTTGGCTTTGGCGTGCAGCGTCTCGTTAAATTTTGGGTGCTCGGCGGCCAACGCAGACATACACAGAAGAACCACACCAACAAAAAACAATTGCACTCGTCGCATTTTGCTTCTCCAGTTTGTCATGAGTCACATGCTGATTTACACGTTCAATTCCCGGCTTTCTTGGCCCGTGTTACTACATACCCGCAGGATTAAACGATTCTGAACCGAAGATAAAAACTTGTTCAGAAATAAAAAGCGAATGTCGGGACAACCTGCTTTGCGATATGCTGGGCGCTCATGCCGACCGCTGCAACCCTCTTCGTGCCACGCCTTTTCGTACTTGCGTCCTTGTTTTTACTTCCGTTTGCAATGAATGCACAGGAGCGGACTGGTTCCAAGTTGCTTGCGGGCACGATTGACACAATTGTGCGCAAGCAGATGCAGATGCACAGGATTCCTGCGTTATCAATTTCAGTAATGCGCAACGGTAAGACCGTATTTTCGCGGGCCTATGGATGGGCCGATCTCGAGAATCAGACGCCCGCCACTCGCGATACGCTGTACCGTATCGGGTCCATCGCAAAACCGATCACCTCGACTGCCGCGATGGTCCTGTCGCAACAAGGCAAGCTCAACCTCGATGCGCCCATTCAGGATTACTGCCCCGCATTTCCCCAGAAACCATGGAGGGTTACGACTCGACAGTTGCTGTCGCATTTGAGCGGCGTTCGGAATTTTCGCGCCGACTCCGGCGCAGTTCCGGAGTTATTCAGCGACATCCATTACGCGAACATCACCGACAGCCTGGCCATCTTTGCGGATGATCCTCTGATTGCCGCGCCCGGCACAAAGTTCGAGCCCAGCAACTACGGATACGATGTAATAGGTTGCGTGCTGGAGGGAGCATCAAAAAAGCCGTTTTCTGACTTGCTTCAGGAAGTAGTCTTCAAACCGGCAGGGATGGTTGCAACCCGGACCGATGATGTTTTTGAGATTGTTCCGCACCGCAGCCGCTCGTATTCACTCGCATCGAACGGCAATATTCAGAATGCGCGCCCCACTGACACCAGCAACAAGGTTCCGGGAGGAGGGCTGTTGTCCACCGCTGACGATCTTACCCGCTTCGCCATGGCGCTTGAATCGGGGAGGTTGCTGGACCCAACACTCATTCAACAAATGTGGACGCCACAGTTCACCACTGACGTCACACCCACCAATTATGGTCTGGGGTGGATGATTCGGAGCTATGAGGGAGTGCAGGTCATGGCCCATACCGGTGAGCAGCCGGGTGCGAGCTCGATCCTTTATCTCATTCCCAACCGGAAGCTTGCATTCGCAGTGTTGACCAATGCTGATGCCGCCGGATTATGGAAGCTGGCAGATCAGCTCGCAGGCGTGCTTACCCATCCCGACAGGAAGTCGCCCGTGAAAGGTCGTTGATCAGGCGTCTTTTTATTCGAGCTTTTTCAGTTCCTGTTGTGCATATGCTTCGGGCAGAGGCAGGAAAATTCCATCTTGAACCACGGCCTGCTGGCCTTCCCGGCTGAGAATGTATCGCACGAACTCTTTCAGGACTGGATTGAGCGGTTTTCCCGGCGTCCGATTCGCGTAAATATAGATGACGCGACTCAGCGGATATTTCTGCTCCGCTACTTCCTCGAACGTGCCTTTGTAATAAGGACCTCCATTTGTTTTCGCCAGTGCCAGCGGTTTTACGCCATCGTTGAGATAGCCAAAGCCGGCATAACCAATCGCATATGGATCAGAAGCAACCATGGAGGCCAGCGGAAACACCGTGTCTTGCACCGTGATCCCGTCTTTCCACTGTCCATCGCCAAGAATGCGCAAACGCAGGAAGTGCTCAAAGCCGTTCGGTTCTTTCACTCCAACGAGGTGGATCGGTTTATCCGCCCAGTCCCCCTTTAAGCCAAGCTGCCCCCATTTCGTGATATCTTCCTTCCCGCCGCGATTTCTGGTTTTGGAATAAATCGCGTCAATCTGGTTGAAAGAGAGTTTTTCAAGAGGGTTCTGCTTGTTCACAAAGAACGTCAGGGCGTCGGTAAAGGCCACGGTCCGGTAACTTCCCCCAGCGATAGCAACCTCAAGGGGCTTATACCCGAACTTTTGTTCGAATGGGGTTTCTTCCTTCTCCATCATCTCGCGCGCGATGAGTCCAAATTCCGCGGTTTGCTCGGTAAGCACCGGTCCGGCAGCGCCCGATCCTTCGATGGAGGCTTTTATTTCGACATTCGGATAATACTTCCTGAATCCTTCGATCCATAGAGCGACAAGTCCCGGAGTGGTATCAGATTGAACTCCGTTGAGCGAGCCCGAGAGCTGGCCGCGCGGCTTGTAGGCAGGAAGTTTTGGATCAAGAGTGGCATGGAAGGTTTCAGGGTTAGGCCTGGCATGCGGCGGTCTTTCCGAAAACATCGGGACCGCCCATGCCAATACGAAAACCATCAGTAGAGTTTGCTTCATGCAATCCCCCTTTTTAACGCTTGGAATTCTAACGCCGGGAAAAGTCTATTCAATTTGGAATGTGAGAACCTTGGCCCCAACTTTTCCTTCGCCGGGAGACACCGCGACATACAGCCGGTTCAGTTGAGGTACCAGCAGAGCAGTTTTCGCTCCTACAGCGCTTGGGACCTTGGAGATCAGCTCATAGTGATCGGGATCTTTTTGCTGATAGACGCCAATATAGCCTTCTCCGCCGGTGATGTAGACGCGGTGGCGCTGCGCATCAAAAGCAACGTCATCGGCTCTTTCGGGTGCAGGAAGGCTGGCGACCGATTTCCCGGTGGAGGTATCGAAGACCACCAGCATTCCAGGTTTGCGGCACACGACGAATAGTCTGTGGTTAGGCTCGTCCAGAGCTATCGGCGAGTTTTGCTGGCACTCGTTGACTGGCCAGCGATCAATGATTTGGCGTTTGTTTTTGTCAACGACGGCAATGTGGTTTTGATCGGTAACATTGATAAACAATCTTTGCCCACTCTGCTCAATGGCCATTGCCTCGACGTGGTTGGCGTCAAAGGGAATATCTCCGAGGTGCTTGCCGTTGACCGGATCAACAATGGATAAAAAAGAGTGATCCATCTGCACATCTTTGCCGCCGGTAACGATATAAAGTTGATGAGCGCCACGGTCAAAGCCGATGGAATCCGCGCCTTGTGTAATTTGTACGGTCTTGATTACCTTGAAGCTATTGGCGTCCAGAATCTTGGAAAGACCTTTGCCGCTGTCGGTAACAAGCAACCGGTCGGCTTGCGGCATGAAAAGAAAGCTGTGAGGAGCTTCGAAGCCCTCAATGGTCCGCATCTTCGTTCCACTGTTCAAATTGAAAACTTCTACTGTGCCGTGGTCTTCCGCGGCCAGGAACAGGCGCTTGCCATCCAGATCTACGGCGAAGTGGTCAAAATCGCCGGAATAGTTGGGCAGATCAACGGATTGGACGAGTTTGAGAGGGGCATCATCCACTGATTTCGCCTGTGGAGTCATAGCAAGCAAGAAAGCAAAGAGAGCTAATAAAAGTTTTTTCATGGTCAATCCCTTTCCAACAGAGATTCCCAGACACTACGCAAGATGTATGACTCTCTTCTGAAAGCAAAATGAAATTCTGTTCAGAATTAGCGGCACCATGAATCAGCAAAATTTCCCTTTTTAGTTCATGCGGTGTTCGGCGATACGTTATGATTGGGTCGTATCGAAATGCGCATTCTCTTGATTGAAGACGAAGTAAAGATGTCTGGCTTCATCAAACGGGGATTGGTCGCAGAGCGGTATGCAGTAGACGCAGCGCGCGACGGGCGCAGCGGACTCGAACTCGCTACTACATATCAGTACGATCTGATCATCCTCGATCTGATGTTACCCGAACTCGACGGCAGTGAAGTGTTGCGAAAGCTCAGGCGCCAAAATTCTGCTGTTCCTGTCCTTATTCTCTCCGCCCGCGACGCGGTGCAGGACAAGGTGGCCAACCTCGAACTGGGGGCTGACGATTACATTACCAAGCCTTTTGCCTTTGCCGAATTGCTCGTAAGAGTAAAAGCGCTCATGAGAAGAGGGCCGGTAAACCGAGCCAGCACGGTGCGAATTGGCGATTTGGAACTCGACCGGCTGACCCAACAGGTAAAAAGAGGTGGGCACCGCATCGAACTTACCGCCAAAGAATATGCTCTTCTGGAATACCTGATGACCAATGCCGGCCGTGTACTCTCACGCAACATGATTATCGAACACGTGTGGGACCAGAGTTTCGACGGGATCACCAACATTGTGGATGTGTACATTCGGCATCTTAGAAACAAAGTGGACAGCGGACATGATCTCAAGTTGCTGCGCACCGTGCGCGGCGTGGGCTACAGTATCCGGGAAGGGGTGGAAGCATGAACATCCACTCGTTGCGCTTTCGCATGGCGGTCTGGTACGCGGGAGTTCTGGGAGTTTGCCTGGTCCTCTTTAGCGTCAGCGTATATCTGGGGCTTTCCGGTTACCTGAACAGAAGCTTGCGAAATTCTCTTCTCGACGATGCCCAATCCATTGGCGACAAGCTGCTGGTAGATGTTGACCGCAAAGGCGAGGCTTTTGTGGTTGGAGAACTTAACGAGATGGCGCCGGAGATCACCGGCCGTTTCATTCGCGTTACACGCAGCAATGGCACGGTGATGTACGTCTCGCCCGCGCCTCTCGATAAGCGTTTTGATCCTGCCCTGGTTCCTCCGGTCAAAGGGACTGTGCGTAGTGAGCTCTGGCGTGAAGAACACGGAGCCGCCCATTACGGCGTACTGATTACCGCCATTCCCTTTGTTAATCGGGACGGCCGCTCTTTCCTGATCGAAGTTGGAGCTTCTTCCGAAGCCAGTGAAACCGTGTTGCATGCGCTCGTCCTTATGCTTGCGCTAGGGATGCCGCTCATTATCGCGGGCGCGGTTTCCGGCGGCTACATCGTGATGAAGCGCGCTTTGAAGCCGCTTGATGAGATCACACAGAGGGCCGAGAAGGTCAGCTCCCACAACTTCGGGGAGCGCTTGCCTGTGGTCCACACCGGGGATGAAATCGAACGGCTCACGACGTCGCTGAACCGCATGATGACGCGCCTGGAAGAATCGTTCCAACACATCTCCCGCTTCTCGGCCGATGTCTCGCATGAGTTGCGTACACCGCTTGCGATCTTGCGGGGTGAGCTGGAATCCGTTGCCGAGCACCAGCAGCTTTCCCCGCAGATGCTTGAGACCATTGGCAGCGCCTTGGAGGAAATTGAGCGTCTCACCAAGATCGTGAATCACTTGCTCGAGATATCGCGTTTAGAAGCAGGCCAGGCGGTTCCGGAATCTGTAGTGATTGATTTGGGCGAGCTGGCCATGAGCACAGCGGAACAGATGCGATTGCTGGCGGATGAGAAATCCATTCACGTCCTCTATCTCATTGCGCCTGACGTTATGGTGAGAGGTGACTCGGCGTTATTGAAAGAGGTTGTCGTCAACTTGTTGGACAACGCATTCAAATACACGCCGGACGAAGGCTCTGTGCGCCTGATTGTTGAGACGAACGATAAGCATTCGGTGCTGGAGGTTCAGGATACTGGAGTGGGCATTCCCACAGAAGCATTGCCCCACATCTGTGAGCGTTTTTACCGCGCCGATAAAGCTAGGTCACGGCATTCTGGCGGTGCCGGTCTGGGACTTTCAATTGTGAAGTCCATTTGCACGGTTTTAGGCGGAGAGATAAAAGTTTCCAGCAAAGAAGGGGAGGGGACCCTGGTGCGTATTGAATTGCCGCGAATACCAGCGAAAAAAGCAGAACCAGCCAGTGCCGATCCCTTGCTCGGAGCATTGTCTTCGTTGCGAAGAGATTGAATCTTCGCAATATGTTACAGCCGCTCCCTTGGGGTTAGGCAGTGTTAAAAGCAGTCTCAAATTCGTCCTCTTTTTTCTTGCGCCCGGCGCAGAAGTCATACTTAACACCCCCGGCGGAATCTGAAAGTATTTTCATTCAGGCTTCAGCGTCGCTTCATTATCAAATCCTACGATTATTCGGGTTTTAAGAAACAGTCATAGATTAATGATGAATGCACTCGTCTTTCGTAACCAGTGCAACGGGGGAAAAAGAAGAATGAAGAAACCGCAAATTGCGGTGACGCTGTTTTTGGCCTGCAGTGTAATTGTGACCGCGCAGACGGAGCTTCCCAAGAAATCCAGGAACTCTGCAGCCAAGTCCGCTGCGGGCAAGCGGGGTGCAGCCAAGCAGGGCGCAACAAAGAAAAGCGCTACCAAAATCAAGCATGCCCTGCTCATCAGCATTGATGGTCTTCATGCACTCGACCTCGCGACCTACATAGCGAACCGGCCCGATTCGACTCTCTCCCAACTCAGCAAACGAGGAATCATTTACTCGAATGCGTCAACTCCGATTGCAGACTCCACGCCGGGACTGCTGGCGTTGGTTACCGGGGGGACTCCAAACTCGACCGGCGTTTACTACAGCGATGGATACGATCGCACCCTGTCTCCGCCCAAATCGGGATGCGCGACCCGGGGCGCAGTCATCACTTTTGACGAAACCGCAGACAAGGACCCCGACGCCGAAGATGCTGGCGGAGGAATGGATCCAGAGAAGATGGCCCTCGATCCTCAGAAGAATTGTTCACCGGTATTTCCCCACAATTTTTTGCGCGTCAACACAATCTTTGAAGTCGTGAAGAAGAGCGGTGGCAAGACGGCTTGGTCTGATCAGCATCCGACTTTTGGCGATTTCCTGCTGGGTCCCTCGGGAACCGGCGTTGATGATCTCTATACGCCGGAAGCACACGCGCCAGGAGTGAAGAAGGGCATTGCCGGTGCTGAAAAACACGACGCATTGAAAGTGCAGGCGGTGCTCAATCAGATCAAAGGGCTTGACCACACGGGCGCCAGACAGAGCGGCGTTCCCAAGCTCTTTGGAATGACGTTCATCACCGTGAGCGTGGTGCAAAAATTGGCGGGAAACGGGTACCTGGATGGCAGGGGCACACCCAGTCCAGGACTGCAAGGTGCGATGGACTGGACGGACAACGCCATCGGCCAAATGGTAAAAGAACTTAAAGACCAGAGTATTTTTGACTCTACACTGATCGTCATAAGCGCCAAGCACGGCCAGTCTCCGATCGATCAAACCAAACGCAAGCTGATGGACGAAGGCACTGTTCCCGATATTGTCGAATGGGTGCAAAAGGGATTGCTCGCCCACTCCACCGTGGATACAGTCGCATTTCTTTGGCTGAAAGATCAGAGCAAAACAGCAGAGGTAGTGAAGGCCATAGAAACAAAACAAGTGGAAGCGGGAATTCAGGAGATATATTCCGGCGAATCTTTGAAGCTCAAATTTCCTGATCCTCAACACGATCCACGCGCGCCCGACATTATCGTTCAGCCCATTTTGGGAGTGATGTACAGCGAGCCCAGCACCAAACTTGCGGAGCACGGAGGGTTCCTCGAGCAGGATACGAACGTTGGTCTGTTGGTCTCCATACCGGGAGCGCAAGGGCAAACCGTCAAGACCCCGGTTGCAACCACCCAGGTTGCGCCCACGATTCTTAAAGCATTGGGTTTAGATCCAAATTCTTTGCAGTCGGTCCAGCTGGAACACACTGAGGTGCTGCCATGGTTGCCGCTGCAATAAGCATAGTTCGATCGCAAGGAAGGCTAATTTGATGACGACAACAAACGTTCTACCTCAGCCGCAAGCTTCTCCTGGGCCTCAGACGGCAAAGCCTGGCTCATCGCGTGGAGGAGTCAGCACCTTTTTGGTTTACCTGTTCGAAAAGATGGCGCCCGATCCATATGTCTTTGCCGTGATTCTCACCTTCGCAACCGCGATTTTGGCATATACATTGACAGGCAATTCTTCTGTTCGTGATATCGGAGTGGCCTGGTATAACGGCGTCTTCAATATCCTGACGTTCGCATTTCAGATGGTGCTGGTGGTGGTGACCGGGTATTCCTTGGCCACTTCACCATGGGTCCACAAGCTTCTCGAAAAAATTTCTTCTCTTCCAAAAACTCCGCGCGATGCAGTTTCGCTGACCATCGTGATCGGCATGCTCGCCTCCTGGATCAACTGGGGTTTTGGCCTGGTCGTCGCAGGTTTGCTGGCGCGCGAGATTGCAAAACGCGTGCGCCTCGATTTTGGCTGGCTGGTGGCCGCCGCCTACACCGGCTTTGTCATTTCTACGGAGGGCCTGTCGGGCTCGATTGCGCTGTCGCAAGCGACTCCTGGCTCAGCGCTCAACCTGGTGGAGAAAATCGCCGGGCATAGCTTGCCTTTGACCCAGACCATTTTTACCCGCATGAATCTGGTGCCTGTCATCGCATTGTTCGTTTTGCTGCCAATTATTTTCCGGTATACCGAGCCTGCACCGGAGGACTCGGTCATTGTGGACCCGGAACGATTGCGCACCGAAGACCAGCGGAAACAGGCTACGGAAAAAACCGGCACCCTTGCAGCCTGGCTGGATCGCGCCTGGATCCTCAATATTTTGCTGGTCGCGTTTGGTGCAGCGGCGCTGGCAGGGCATTGGCGTCAAGCCGGGTTCTCTTTCGATATCAATTCAGTCATCCTTATTTTTTTGCTGCTCGGGTTGCTGTTTCACTGGAGACCGATTGCTTACGTGGACGCGGTAAAAAACGCCGCCCGGATCACAGGGCCGCTGATTCTTCAATATCCGCTCTATGGAGGAATCATGGGAATCATGACCGCTACCGGATTGGCAGGCGTGATCTCAAAAGCGTTCCTGTCATTTTCGACCGCGACAACTCTGCCATTCTGGACGTACATATCGTCTTTAATTATCACGTTTTTCATTCCCAGTGGCGGCGGTCATTGGGCGGTCCAGGGACCTTTTATATTGCCGGCGGCAAGAGATCTTCACGCTTCCATGGCAGGAACCACGATGGCAGTGGCCATGGGGGAGTCTGTGGCAAATATGATACAGCCCTTCTTTGCTCTGCCCATTCTGGCCATCGCGGGTATTGGCATGCGGCGGATGATGGGATTTATGGTCATTACTTTTGTGGTCGCGCTGGTCGCGTTTGGCCTGGCCTTGCTGTTCTTAGTTCCTAAGGCCTGAGGGGCCGTTGTAGTGGGTAAGTCATGGGTTATTTGAAATCGTGCACGTGGGGAAAGTGATACAGAACTTGTCATAGATATGGATTTGGCACCTATTGGGTAGACCTGAATGTTTCCTGAATCAGGCAAAGGAGAAATTCTAAAGGAGAGAATTCTTATGTATAAAATGGCCCATATCGCGTTCGCTGTTGTTCTTGTGCTCTGTTTGAATGGCGCTCTTTACTCCCAGTCCACAAACGCTTCACTGACCGGTTACGTTAGCGATCCGAGCAAGGCAGTGATCCCGGATGCCAAAGTAACTGCCATCAACGTAGGCACGAACATACGTTATGAGGCAATGACCAACGCCTCGGGCGGGTATACCATCGCGAACCTGCCGCCCGGTACCTATCGCATTCAGGTCGAGAAACCTGGATTCAAGACAGTCGTCAAGTCTGACGTTGATCTTCACGTGCAAGATACGCTCGCCATCAACTTCGAGATCGGAGTAGGGGCGACATCGGAGGTTGTAACCGTAGAAAGCGGAACTCCGCTGATGCAACTCGAGTCTTCTTCGGTCGGCAACGTTGTGGATTCGCATACCGTCGTTGATTTGCCCCTGAACGGGCGCGACTGGACCTTGCTTGTAACGCTGGAGCCTGGTGTCGCCCAGGTGCGCACGCAGAAGCCGCTGGCGATCAGTAACGATCGCCCGAACCGCGGCCTGGGATCGGAGGTCACTATCGGCGGCAATCGTCCTCAACAGAACAACTACCGCCTCGATGGCGTCAGCATTAACGACTACGCTTCCGGCGCGCCCGGCAGCATACAGGGCGCCGTGCTTGGCGTGGATGCGGTGCAGGAATTTTCCGTGGTTACCAGTAACGCGCCCGCCGACTACGGCAAAACCTCTGGCGGCGTCATCAACGCGGCTTCGCGTTCGGGCACGAACTCCTTTCATGGTACGGGCTATGAGTTTCTGCGCAACAATGTGTTTGATGCGCGCAATTTCTTCGACACAGTAAACGGGAAAGCGATAAGGCCTCCATTTAAACGGAACCAATTTGGTGGGTCTGCAGGCGGGCACATCGTCAAGGACCGTACGTTCTTCTTCGCCGATTACGAGGGGCTGCGCCAGAGCCAGGGCAACACCAATGTTGATAACGTGCCCTCAGTGGCGGCACGCTCGGGCCAGCTTGCTGCCGGCAACGTGACGGTTGATCCGCTGGTTGTGCCGTACCTGAATCTATTTCCGCTTCCCAACGGTATTGTGAATGGAGATACCGGCCAATTCAGCTTTGTTGCCCAGCAGGTCACAAATGAGGATTTCGTCACCGGCCGCATTGATCACAAGCTCTCCGAATCCGACAGTCTTTTTGGAACTTATGTGTTTGATCGGGGCGAGACAACCAGTCCCGATACCTACAACTTCAAGAATATCGGAACCAAATCGCGCCGCCACACGTTTGCGTTGGAGGAGTCACACACCTTTTCTCCGGCGCTGGTCAATGTGGCGCGCTTTGGTTTCAATCGAACTGTATCCATCGCGCCGACGACTCTGAGCGCGATTAATCCCGCGGCTGCGAGCACATCGCTTGGCTTCGTGCCTGGACTCCCGGTGGGCCTTATCAACGTGACCGGTCTCACTAACTTCCAAGGCGGCCTGAGGGCGGTGGGGGAATTCGATTTTCACTACAACTCTTACCAGGTCTACGATGACCTCTACTGGACCCGGAGCAAGCATTCGCTAAAACTGGGCTTCTACGCCGAGCACATCCAGTCAAACCAGCTCGGTACGGCGAACCCCAACGGACAATATATATTTGGCGGGCTGGCGGCATTCCTGACCAACCACCCCACCAGCTTCAATGCACCCATCAGCTCGGCCATCTCTCCGCGTGATCTCCGCCAGGATATCTACGGCGGATACGTTCAAGACGATTACAAGTTCAGGCCGAACCTTACTTTTAACCTCGGTCTCCGTTACGAGATGGCCACGGTGCCGACTGAAAGTTCCAATCGGCTGTCAACGCTGGTCAACCTGAATACGGATACTACTCCGAGACTCGGTTCGCCGTACTTTTCCAATCCTACGCTCAAAAATTTTGCGCCGCGCGTCGGCTTCGCGTGGGACCCGTTTGGCACGGGCAAAACTTCGGTCCGGGGCGCATTTGGAATCTATGATGTTCTGCCCCTGCCATATCAGTTCGAGCTTATTTCACTGCTCTCCGCGCCTTTTTCTCTGGCAGGAAATGTCACGCCGGCGCCAGTGGGATCATTTCCGACAGGTGCGTTTAACCAGTTGACCGTGACGACCCTTCGCAATGGCTACGTTCAGCAGAACCCGCATCGCAACTATGTCGAGCAATGGTCCTTTAACGTGCAGCGCGAGTTGGCGCGAAATTTCACGGTAACCCTGGGATACATCGGCTCACACGGTGTTCACCAACCGTTCCATGTGGATGACATTAATGTTGTCCAGCCGACGCTCACCCCAGCCGGCTTCGCCTGGCCTGCCTCCACTATTGGGACAACGAGACTGAATCCGAATGTCAGGCAAATCAGCGCCGTCACCTGGAACACCTCTTCGGTTTACCACGGCCTGAATGTGGAGGCGATCAAGCGTCTAAGCCACGGCTTCCAGATCCAGACCTCCTATACGTTCTCCAAGAGCATTGACACCAGCTCCTCGGGGATCGCGGGAGATACGTTTGGCAACTCTGTCTCAAGCCTGCCGGCCTTCGACGCAAAAGTAAGACGCGGGCTTTCTGACTTCGATGTTCGCCACGTGCTCATGATCAATGGTCTGTGGATGATTCCGAGTCCAAAGTCGTGGAGCGGAGTCCCCAAATGGCT contains:
- a CDS encoding WD40 repeat domain-containing protein yields the protein MKKLLLALFAFLLAMTPQAKSVDDAPLKLVQSVDLPNYSGDFDHFAVDLDGKRLFLAAEDHGTVEVFNLNSGTKMRTIEGFEAPHSFLFMPQADRLLVTDSGKGLSKILDANSFKVIKTVQITQGADSIGFDRGAHQLYIVTGGKDVQMDHSFLSIVDPVNGKHLGDIPFDANHVEAMAIEQSGQRLFINVTDQNHIAVVDKNKRQIIDRWPVNECQQNSPIALDEPNHRLFVVCRKPGMLVVFDTSTGKSVASLPAPERADDVAFDAQRHRVYITGGEGYIGVYQQKDPDHYELISKVPSAVGAKTALLVPQLNRLYVAVSPGEGKVGAKVLTFQIE
- a CDS encoding response regulator transcription factor — translated: MRILLIEDEVKMSGFIKRGLVAERYAVDAARDGRSGLELATTYQYDLIILDLMLPELDGSEVLRKLRRQNSAVPVLILSARDAVQDKVANLELGADDYITKPFAFAELLVRVKALMRRGPVNRASTVRIGDLELDRLTQQVKRGGHRIELTAKEYALLEYLMTNAGRVLSRNMIIEHVWDQSFDGITNIVDVYIRHLRNKVDSGHDLKLLRTVRGVGYSIREGVEA
- a CDS encoding substrate-binding domain-containing protein gives rise to the protein MKQTLLMVFVLAWAVPMFSERPPHARPNPETFHATLDPKLPAYKPRGQLSGSLNGVQSDTTPGLVALWIEGFRKYYPNVEIKASIEGSGAAGPVLTEQTAEFGLIAREMMEKEETPFEQKFGYKPLEVAIAGGSYRTVAFTDALTFFVNKQNPLEKLSFNQIDAIYSKTRNRGGKEDITKWGQLGLKGDWADKPIHLVGVKEPNGFEHFLRLRILGDGQWKDGITVQDTVFPLASMVASDPYAIGYAGFGYLNDGVKPLALAKTNGGPYYKGTFEEVAEQKYPLSRVIYIYANRTPGKPLNPVLKEFVRYILSREGQQAVVQDGIFLPLPEAYAQQELKKLE
- a CDS encoding ATP-binding protein, with amino-acid sequence MNIHSLRFRMAVWYAGVLGVCLVLFSVSVYLGLSGYLNRSLRNSLLDDAQSIGDKLLVDVDRKGEAFVVGELNEMAPEITGRFIRVTRSNGTVMYVSPAPLDKRFDPALVPPVKGTVRSELWREEHGAAHYGVLITAIPFVNRDGRSFLIEVGASSEASETVLHALVLMLALGMPLIIAGAVSGGYIVMKRALKPLDEITQRAEKVSSHNFGERLPVVHTGDEIERLTTSLNRMMTRLEESFQHISRFSADVSHELRTPLAILRGELESVAEHQQLSPQMLETIGSALEEIERLTKIVNHLLEISRLEAGQAVPESVVIDLGELAMSTAEQMRLLADEKSIHVLYLIAPDVMVRGDSALLKEVVVNLLDNAFKYTPDEGSVRLIVETNDKHSVLEVQDTGVGIPTEALPHICERFYRADKARSRHSGGAGLGLSIVKSICTVLGGEIKVSSKEGEGTLVRIELPRIPAKKAEPASADPLLGALSSLRRD
- a CDS encoding PstS family phosphate ABC transporter substrate-binding protein, encoding MRRVQLFFVGVVLLCMSALAAEHPKFNETLHAKANPNLPVYKSAGTLSGSMKSVGADTMEALMKLWIADFRQMYPDVTIDMEAKASGTAAPALTEGRAQLGPVAREMLPNEIAPFQQKFGYAPFAVRVAGGSFRTPGKTHAIAFLVNAQNPIHKLTFAQLDAIYSKTRKRGYKEVTTWGDVGAKGEWVNKPIHLWGLIRPNGIANFVQERVLENGEYKDGITERTTVGSLPALDAIAQGVAADPYAIGYSGFSSVIKGTQPLALAVNDNGPYYKGTFQEVVPQTYPLSRVVYIYLNLAPGQALDPKIREFLRFVLSKQGQQDVEKEGVFLPLPQQMVKEELQKIEEHSGPDKVGQHARVNELSHGY
- a CDS encoding serine hydrolase domain-containing protein; translation: MNAQERTGSKLLAGTIDTIVRKQMQMHRIPALSISVMRNGKTVFSRAYGWADLENQTPATRDTLYRIGSIAKPITSTAAMVLSQQGKLNLDAPIQDYCPAFPQKPWRVTTRQLLSHLSGVRNFRADSGAVPELFSDIHYANITDSLAIFADDPLIAAPGTKFEPSNYGYDVIGCVLEGASKKPFSDLLQEVVFKPAGMVATRTDDVFEIVPHRSRSYSLASNGNIQNARPTDTSNKVPGGGLLSTADDLTRFAMALESGRLLDPTLIQQMWTPQFTTDVTPTNYGLGWMIRSYEGVQVMAHTGEQPGASSILYLIPNRKLAFAVLTNADAAGLWKLADQLAGVLTHPDRKSPVKGR